The proteins below come from a single Malus sylvestris chromosome 3, drMalSylv7.2, whole genome shotgun sequence genomic window:
- the LOC126616784 gene encoding uncharacterized protein LOC126616784, which yields MSGPSNRRFDLNLVEEAGPPSPDNIWRPSFVSPTGPLTVGDSVMKNDMTAAVVARNLLTPKDNRLLSKRSDELAVKDSLALSVQCAGSVSNMAQRLFARTRQVESLAAEVMSLKQEIRGLKHENKQLHRLAHDYATNMKRKLDQMKESDGQVLLDHQRFVGLFQRHLLPSSSGAVPRNEAPNDQPLMPPPSRVLSNTEAPNDPPPVPSLSGALLTAATSPKQPL from the coding sequence atgtctggcccctccaatcgtcgttttgacttgaaccttgttgaagaggcaggcccgccttctccagacaacatatggcgcccatccttcgtctcccctactggtcctcttaccgttggggattccgttatgaagaatgatatgaccgctgcggtggtggccaggaaccttctcactcccaaagataacagactactttccaaacgatctgatgagttagctgttaaggattctctggctctcagtgttcagtgtgcaggttctgtgtctaatatggcccaacgcctatttgctcgaacccgccaagttgaatcattggcggctgaagtgatgagtctcaaacaggagattagagggctcaagcatgagaataaacagttgcaccgtctcgcacatgattatgctacaaacatgaagaggaagctggaccagatgaaggaatctgatggtcaggttttacttgatcatcagagatttgtgggtttgttccaaaggcatttattgccttcgtcttctggggctgtaccgcgtaatgaagctccaaatgatcaacctctgatgcctcctccttctagggttctgtccaatactgaggctccgaatgatccccctccggtgccttctctttctggggctctactgactgctgcgacttctcctaagcaacctttgtga